In Citrobacter sp. RHB25-C09, the following proteins share a genomic window:
- the adiC gene encoding arginine/agmatine antiporter — translation MSSDADAHKVGLIPVTLMVSGNIMGSGVFLLPANLASTGGIAIYGWFVTILGALALSMVYAKMSSLDPSPGGSYAYARRCFGPFLGYQTNVLYWLACWIGNIAMVVIGVGYLSYFFPILKDPLVLTLTCVAVLWIFVLLNIVGPKMITRVQAVATVLALIPIVGIAVFGWFWFHSATYMAAWNVSGMNTFGAIQSTLNVTLWSFIGVESASVAAGVVKNPKRNVPIATIGGVLIAAVCYVLSTTAIMGMIPNAALRVSSSPFGDAARMALGETAGAIVSFCAAAGCLGSLGGWTLLAGQTAKAAADDGLFPPIFARVNKDGIPVAGLIIVGILMTIFQFSSISPNATKEFGLVSSVSVIFTLVPYLYTCAALLLLGHGHFGKARPVYLLVTFVAFIYCIWAVVGSGAKEVMWSFVTLMIITALYALNYNRIHKNPYPLDAPVSKN, via the coding sequence ATGTCCTCGGATGCTGATGCCCACAAAGTGGGTTTAATCCCCGTCACCTTAATGGTGTCGGGGAATATCATGGGTTCAGGGGTTTTCCTCCTGCCCGCAAACCTTGCCTCCACCGGTGGGATTGCAATCTACGGATGGTTTGTCACGATCCTCGGCGCGCTGGCGCTGTCGATGGTTTACGCCAAAATGTCGTCCTTAGATCCCAGTCCCGGCGGTTCTTACGCTTATGCGCGGCGCTGCTTTGGTCCGTTCCTCGGCTATCAAACTAACGTGCTGTACTGGTTAGCCTGCTGGATTGGTAACATTGCGATGGTCGTGATTGGCGTCGGTTATCTCAGCTACTTCTTCCCGATCCTAAAAGATCCGTTAGTGCTGACGCTAACCTGTGTCGCGGTGCTGTGGATCTTTGTCCTGCTCAATATTGTCGGCCCTAAAATGATCACCCGCGTTCAGGCGGTCGCCACGGTGCTGGCGTTGATCCCTATTGTGGGTATCGCGGTGTTTGGCTGGTTCTGGTTCCACAGCGCTACCTACATGGCTGCCTGGAACGTCAGCGGCATGAACACCTTTGGAGCGATTCAAAGCACCCTTAACGTCACGCTGTGGTCGTTTATTGGGGTGGAAAGCGCCTCAGTAGCGGCAGGGGTGGTTAAAAACCCAAAACGCAACGTGCCGATTGCCACCATTGGTGGGGTGCTGATTGCGGCCGTCTGCTATGTGCTTTCGACAACGGCAATTATGGGGATGATCCCTAACGCGGCGCTGCGTGTCTCCTCTTCTCCGTTCGGTGATGCGGCACGTATGGCGTTGGGTGAAACCGCAGGCGCAATTGTCTCCTTCTGCGCGGCGGCGGGCTGCTTAGGTTCGCTGGGCGGCTGGACGTTACTGGCCGGGCAGACGGCAAAAGCCGCCGCCGATGACGGTCTTTTCCCGCCAATTTTTGCTCGCGTGAACAAAGATGGCATCCCGGTGGCCGGGCTGATTATCGTCGGTATCCTCATGACCATCTTCCAGTTCAGCAGTATTTCGCCGAACGCGACGAAAGAATTTGGTCTTGTCTCTTCCGTCTCGGTCATCTTCACGCTAGTGCCATATCTCTACACCTGTGCCGCACTCCTGTTGCTCGGTCATGGGCACTTTGGCAAAGCGCGTCCGGTGTATCTGCTGGTCACTTTTGTGGCGTTTATTTACTGCATCTGGGCAGTGGTCGGTTCTGGAGCGAAAGAGGTCATGTGGTCATTTGTCACCCTGATGATCATCACCGCGCTCTATGCACTCAATTACAACCGGATCCATAAAAACCCGTATCCTCTGGATGCGCCGGTAAGCAAAAATTAA
- a CDS encoding AraC family transcriptional regulator: MRIYSNEPCIVVLTEKDVWLRINGKEAISLKANNMALIACENNIIDISSFNNALVAHISRDIIKEYLRFLNKDLSTIPVWPRSATPAIAVDCMTPDVFCVAAQYSIQHNDSPGEEERARSLLFTVLSRFLESKKFLPLLMFMLRTRISDSVYHIIESDIHKSWNLNQVASCLCLSPSLLKKKLKSENTTYSEIITTCRMRYAVNQLLTTGKNISQISELCGYNSTSYFISVFKEFYGMTPLHYVSHFKDQAAA; the protein is encoded by the coding sequence ATGAGAATATACAGTAATGAACCGTGCATCGTTGTGTTAACCGAAAAAGACGTTTGGCTAAGAATAAATGGTAAGGAGGCAATTTCCTTAAAAGCCAATAACATGGCTCTTATTGCTTGTGAAAATAACATCATTGATATCTCTTCATTTAATAACGCACTGGTCGCACATATTAGCCGCGATATAATTAAAGAATATCTGCGTTTTTTAAATAAAGACCTGTCCACTATTCCTGTATGGCCGCGAAGCGCGACTCCAGCCATCGCCGTCGATTGCATGACGCCCGATGTCTTTTGCGTTGCCGCGCAATACAGTATTCAGCACAATGACAGCCCAGGTGAGGAAGAGCGCGCACGTTCTCTGCTGTTCACCGTACTTTCCCGCTTTCTCGAAAGCAAAAAGTTCCTGCCGTTGCTGATGTTTATGCTGCGTACCCGGATTAGTGACAGTGTTTACCATATTATCGAAAGCGATATCCATAAGTCGTGGAATCTTAATCAGGTCGCCAGTTGCTTATGCCTGAGCCCCAGCCTGCTTAAGAAAAAATTGAAAAGTGAAAATACCACTTACAGTGAAATCATCACTACCTGTCGTATGCGTTACGCTGTTAATCAACTATTAACAACCGGGAAAAATATTTCTCAAATTTCTGAACTTTGTGGTTACAACAGCACATCTTATTTTATTTCAGTATTTAAAGAGTTCTATGGCATGACTCCTTTACACTATGTTAGCCATTTTAAAGATCAGGCTGCAGCGTAA